One window from the genome of Myxococcales bacterium encodes:
- a CDS encoding MBL fold metallo-hydrolase, with the protein MRDLFAQQRDEIVGVARLGLTLTQLSVPTPTLPPAAHTGLYAIGERELVLVDVGAWSSHVERAVAELLRARGAGARIVGVLATHHHGDHVGGMRQAAAHWQVPVLAHPATLARLVNCPRALELGEGPLPLVDDAWQVMHTPGHADGHVCLDAPAQQVTIVGDMVAGIGSILIDPSDGDLTAYLASLRTLHALGARRLLPAHGPVIDDGPAKLTAYIEHRLAREALALDALRVVAGPGGADLAALMPLVYADTPTMIWPLAERSLASHLKKLVAEGRAIALPNSRWMLAA; encoded by the coding sequence AAATAGTGGGCGTTGCGCGGCTTGGATTGACGCTTACGCAGCTAAGCGTACCGACGCCTACCTTGCCACCGGCAGCACACACCGGGCTCTATGCAATTGGCGAGCGCGAGCTGGTGTTAGTCGATGTCGGCGCGTGGTCGTCTCACGTGGAGCGGGCGGTCGCCGAATTATTGCGCGCGCGCGGCGCGGGCGCGCGCATCGTCGGCGTGCTCGCGACGCATCATCACGGCGATCATGTGGGCGGCATGCGGCAGGCCGCCGCCCACTGGCAAGTGCCTGTGCTCGCGCATCCCGCGACGCTGGCGCGGCTGGTCAATTGCCCGCGCGCGCTTGAGCTCGGTGAGGGGCCGCTGCCGCTGGTCGATGACGCGTGGCAGGTTATGCATACGCCCGGCCACGCCGACGGGCATGTCTGCCTCGATGCGCCCGCGCAGCAGGTCACCATCGTTGGCGACATGGTGGCGGGCATCGGGTCGATCTTAATCGATCCAAGCGATGGTGATCTGACGGCCTACCTCGCTTCGCTGCGCACCCTGCATGCGCTTGGTGCCCGGCGCCTGCTGCCCGCGCACGGCCCCGTGATCGACGACGGCCCTGCCAAGCTCACCGCGTATATCGAACACCGGCTCGCCCGCGAGGCGCTGGCGTTGGACGCCCTGCGCGTCGTGGCTGGGCCGGGCGGGGCCGATCTTGCGGCGTTGATGCCTCTTGTATACGCCGACACGCCGACGATGATTTGGCCGCTCGCGGAGCGATCGCTTGCGTCACATCTTAAAAAACTTGTCGCCGAAGGGCGCGCGATCGCGCTGCCCAATTCACGCTGGATGTTGGCGGCGTAG
- the yacG gene encoding DNA gyrase inhibitor YacG has protein sequence MARQCPTCQAPSATDKVAPFCSDRCQLIDLGKWLGEEYRVTSYEPVPEELLPRTVDANS, from the coding sequence ATGGCGCGACAATGTCCAACCTGTCAGGCTCCCAGCGCAACCGACAAGGTGGCGCCGTTTTGCAGCGACCGCTGTCAGCTCATTGACCTTGGCAAATGGCTGGGCGAGGAATATCGCGTCACCAGCTACGAGCCGGTGCCCGAGGAACTCCTCCCGCGCACCGTCGACGCCAACTCCTAG
- a CDS encoding TIGR02266 family protein, which produces MDDGGELTDQEASEAAAELAGAERRRALRVLVNIEVDYASEDTYLLANITDISATGIFVRTTTPAAIGTRLNVRFTPPDASVPLELEGEVMWVNPHRPAAPNNIHPGMGIRFVALSATEQQDLEFFVRRIAYLG; this is translated from the coding sequence ATGGACGACGGAGGGGAGCTGACCGATCAAGAGGCCAGCGAGGCGGCCGCCGAGCTCGCCGGTGCCGAACGCCGCCGCGCGCTGCGCGTGCTCGTCAACATCGAGGTTGACTACGCCAGCGAAGATACCTACCTGCTCGCCAACATCACGGACATCAGCGCCACCGGCATTTTTGTGCGCACCACCACGCCCGCGGCGATTGGCACACGGCTCAATGTGCGTTTCACGCCGCCCGATGCGTCGGTGCCCCTAGAGCTCGAGGGCGAGGTCATGTGGGTCAATCCCCATCGCCCCGCGGCGCCCAACAATATTCATCCCGGCATGGGTATTCGCTTTGTCGCGCTCTCGGCCACAGAGCAACAAGATCTCGAATTCTTCGTGCGCCGCATTGCCTATTTAGGCTAG
- a CDS encoding MBL fold metallo-hydrolase: MTDGQQRALLARHRASAVRVHHSLLWHWFVRWWRAPTPTARTAVPPPLPGQLALAFGGHSSVLLRYHNVDIVCDPMLASWQGGVRRQRAAGLDAEQLAAAAVVLISSLDPFHLHPPTLRLLPRTATVIVPPGGARFLTSLGFARVIELGDGADFAEGRVLIHAARIPRAELPATNAYIVRGHGPTVLFCGDGAYGEVFGEIGARFEPDIALLPISGFVPLALRGNHMSPLDALEAFHDLRARLFIPVRWGAFTLSYERLDEPVRWLRDLTDEDELLAHVRVLVPGEAELFAAPTILGDTGRAEDAVPDLAADPASGAVVRGPWEATDRHLAP; encoded by the coding sequence ATGACCGATGGGCAACAGCGCGCGCTGCTCGCGCGGCACCGCGCCTCGGCGGTGCGCGTGCACCACAGCCTCTTGTGGCATTGGTTTGTGCGTTGGTGGCGCGCCCCCACGCCGACCGCGAGGACCGCCGTGCCGCCGCCGCTGCCCGGGCAGTTGGCGCTGGCCTTTGGCGGCCACAGCTCGGTGTTGCTCCGTTATCATAATGTCGACATCGTGTGCGATCCCATGCTGGCGTCGTGGCAAGGCGGCGTGCGAAGGCAGCGCGCGGCAGGCCTAGATGCCGAGCAGCTTGCGGCGGCCGCGGTGGTGTTGATTTCGAGCCTCGATCCCTTTCATCTCCATCCGCCGACGCTGCGCCTGCTGCCGCGCACGGCCACCGTCATCGTGCCGCCAGGTGGCGCGCGATTTTTAACGTCGCTTGGGTTTGCGCGGGTGATCGAGCTTGGTGACGGCGCGGATTTCGCGGAGGGGCGCGTCTTGATCCACGCCGCGCGCATTCCGCGTGCGGAGCTGCCGGCGACCAACGCCTATATCGTGCGCGGCCATGGTCCCACCGTGTTGTTTTGCGGCGACGGCGCCTATGGCGAGGTGTTTGGCGAAATCGGCGCGCGATTTGAGCCTGACATTGCGTTGCTGCCAATCAGCGGCTTTGTGCCCCTGGCGTTGCGCGGCAACCATATGAGCCCGCTCGACGCGCTCGAGGCGTTTCACGATCTAAGGGCGCGCTTGTTTATTCCGGTGAGGTGGGGCGCCTTTACGTTGTCGTATGAGCGCCTCGACGAGCCCGTGCGGTGGCTGCGCGATCTAACCGACGAGGACGAACTGCTGGCCCATGTGCGCGTCCTCGTGCCGGGCGAAGCAGAGCTGTTTGCGGCGCCGACCATCCTTGGCGATACCGGCCGCGCCGAGGATGCGGTGCCCGATCTCGCCGCAGATCCAGCGAGCGGTGCGGTCGTGCGTGGCCCGTGGGAGGCCACCGATCGTCACTTGGCCCCGTAG
- a CDS encoding glycosyltransferase, producing MAAPVLSVVIPVYNEEGILRAAVEMLRADLATLGARLQLTPWSWEVVLAENGSTDATVAIARELAAAHGDVRTFSTGEPNYGKALRAGIAAAAGTWVICEEIDLCDDDFHLRALRLLLAGGADVVIGSKAMAGANDERPIMRRLATRVMSGLLRVALQFRGTDTHGLKAFARQAVLPVVDACVVDRDLFASELVIRAARRGLAVVEIPVTLAEKRPPAVNLIKRVPHVLRGLAKLTWVIRVAKRDRGAP from the coding sequence GTGGCTGCCCCGGTGCTCTCGGTCGTGATTCCCGTTTATAACGAGGAAGGCATCTTGCGCGCCGCCGTGGAGATGTTGCGCGCGGATCTGGCCACCCTTGGCGCAAGGTTGCAACTTACGCCTTGGTCGTGGGAGGTGGTGCTTGCGGAAAATGGCTCGACCGACGCCACGGTTGCGATCGCGCGCGAGCTCGCCGCCGCGCATGGCGATGTGCGCACGTTTTCCACGGGTGAACCGAACTACGGCAAGGCGCTGCGTGCGGGCATCGCCGCCGCCGCGGGCACGTGGGTCATTTGCGAAGAAATCGACCTCTGCGACGATGATTTTCATCTGCGCGCGCTGCGGCTGTTGCTCGCCGGCGGCGCCGACGTGGTGATCGGCTCCAAGGCCATGGCCGGCGCCAATGATGAACGCCCCATCATGCGCCGGCTGGCGACGCGCGTGATGAGCGGGCTGCTCCGCGTCGCGCTGCAGTTTCGCGGCACCGATACACACGGGCTCAAGGCGTTCGCGCGTCAGGCCGTGCTGCCGGTCGTCGACGCCTGCGTCGTCGATCGCGATTTGTTTGCCAGCGAGCTGGTGATTCGCGCCGCGCGCCGCGGCCTCGCGGTGGTGGAGATTCCGGTAACGCTCGCGGAAAAGCGACCGCCCGCGGTCAATCTCATCAAGCGCGTGCCGCACGTGCTGCGCGGCCTGGCCAAGCTGACGTGGGTGATTCGCGTCGCCAAGCGAGATCGCGGCGCGCCGTGA
- a CDS encoding polysaccharide deacetylase family protein yields MNAASASASPRPALAVTIDLDPLDCYAAIHGLGVHACDASQRRFVLDVCVPRALQQLADAGVQATFFAVGRELADATGQLARARLREIIAAGHEVASHSFAHHYDLARLPADEVAADLALADAHLADATGVAVVGFRSPGYDMSPMLAACLQARRYAYDSSLLPAPAYWLAKAGVLAAMKARGRASAAVITEPRALRAPRMPFLPALAAPWRAARGLEEAAGYLEIPMLVTPFTRLPVIGTSLALAPAWLADRVLSAVAGDPLIHLEFHGIDWAGQGDEEVAFLRRVQPDTRRLASDKRHAFSELLARLTPDRASMSLASVAATPLDAPAHRSAR; encoded by the coding sequence GTGAACGCGGCGTCCGCATCGGCCTCGCCACGGCCGGCGCTGGCCGTCACGATTGATCTCGATCCACTCGATTGCTATGCCGCCATTCACGGCCTCGGTGTCCACGCCTGCGACGCCTCGCAACGGCGGTTTGTGCTCGACGTTTGCGTCCCACGAGCGCTGCAACAACTAGCCGACGCGGGGGTGCAGGCCACATTTTTTGCGGTTGGCCGCGAACTTGCTGACGCCACCGGCCAGCTCGCGCGCGCACGCCTACGCGAGATTATCGCCGCGGGGCATGAGGTCGCCAGTCACTCCTTCGCGCACCACTATGATCTGGCGCGCTTGCCCGCCGACGAGGTCGCGGCGGACCTGGCCTTGGCAGATGCCCATCTTGCCGACGCCACCGGCGTCGCCGTCGTGGGCTTTCGCAGCCCCGGCTATGATATGTCGCCAATGCTCGCGGCTTGTCTGCAGGCGCGTCGCTACGCCTATGATTCCTCCTTATTGCCGGCGCCGGCGTATTGGCTGGCCAAGGCTGGCGTGTTGGCGGCGATGAAGGCGCGCGGGCGCGCGTCGGCCGCCGTGATCACCGAGCCCAGAGCCCTGCGAGCGCCGCGCATGCCGTTTTTGCCGGCGCTTGCGGCGCCGTGGCGCGCCGCACGTGGCTTGGAGGAGGCCGCGGGCTATCTCGAAATCCCGATGCTCGTCACGCCTTTCACGCGGCTGCCCGTCATTGGAACATCGCTGGCGTTGGCGCCCGCGTGGCTTGCCGATCGCGTGCTCTCGGCGGTGGCAGGCGATCCCCTCATTCATCTCGAATTTCACGGCATCGATTGGGCCGGGCAGGGCGACGAAGAGGTTGCCTTTTTGCGTCGCGTGCAGCCCGACACCCGCCGGCTCGCAAGCGACAAGCGCCATGCCTTTTCCGAGTTGCTAGCGCGCCTTACGCCGGACCGCGCCTCAATGTCGCTTGCTAGCGTCGCCGCGACACCGCTTGACGCGCCAGCGCATCGCAGCGCTCGTTAA
- a CDS encoding ribonuclease HI, translating to MPWQRYLLRDQEVFAQVSADGVLVTDGSGRVEIVYKLAPGAKSYRASAGNLAPVVGAPVQAVDLGTSGASAGGASARGAAAKSAPAKLPANAIAVWTDGACTGNPGPAGIGVVVIDGDKTIEASEYLGDGTNNIAELTAIARGLQIVRDQLGDVARPIAVYSDSAYAIGLLSKQWKAKANVELVAAIRELLAAFADVHFVKVAGHAGVPLNERCDALARQAVSRRR from the coding sequence ATGCCCTGGCAGCGATATTTGTTACGCGATCAAGAAGTCTTCGCCCAGGTCAGCGCGGATGGCGTCTTGGTGACAGATGGTTCCGGCCGCGTTGAAATTGTCTACAAATTGGCCCCCGGCGCGAAATCATATCGCGCAAGCGCGGGCAACCTGGCGCCCGTCGTCGGCGCGCCGGTGCAAGCCGTCGATCTGGGCACCTCCGGCGCCAGCGCGGGCGGTGCATCGGCGCGAGGTGCGGCCGCGAAATCAGCGCCCGCCAAGCTGCCCGCCAACGCCATTGCGGTGTGGACCGATGGCGCCTGCACCGGCAACCCAGGCCCCGCGGGCATCGGCGTCGTCGTCATCGATGGCGACAAGACCATCGAGGCCTCCGAATACCTCGGCGATGGCACCAACAACATAGCGGAATTGACCGCGATCGCCCGTGGCCTTCAAATCGTGCGTGATCAGCTTGGCGACGTCGCGCGGCCGATCGCGGTATATTCCGACTCGGCGTATGCGATCGGCTTGTTAAGCAAGCAGTGGAAGGCCAAGGCCAACGTCGAATTGGTCGCCGCGATCCGCGAGCTGCTCGCGGCGTTTGCCGATGTCCATTTCGTCAAGGTGGCAGGCCATGCAGGCGTGCCGCTTAACGAGCGCTGCGATGCGCTGGCGCGTCAAGCGGTGTCGCGGCGACGCTAG